In a single window of the Acyrthosiphon pisum isolate AL4f chromosome X, pea_aphid_22Mar2018_4r6ur, whole genome shotgun sequence genome:
- the LOC103311862 gene encoding innexin inx2-like, with protein sequence MSRVFPKITKCTFRKYGPTGSIQKFDGMCVLSQNIVNEKMYVFLWFWFWFIAIISALNFVYRLLLIMVPYFRLLLLRSRTDSFSYEKLNTLTQKFWFGDWFVFNQLAQNISPMVFREIVSELTKKFEGKDNV encoded by the coding sequence ATGTCTCGAGTGTTTCCTAAGATCACTAAGTGTACATTCCGAAAATACGGTCCAACTGGGTCTATACAGAAATTTGACGGTATGTGCGTATTGTCACAAAACATTGTGAACGAAAAAATGTACGTATTCTTATGGTTCTGGTTCTGGTTCATTGCCATAATCAGCGCATTAAACTTTGTGTATCGTCTACTTCTCATCATGGTACCATATttccgtttattattattgagatcAAGAACTGATTCTTTTTCTTATGAGAAATTGAATACATTAACTCAGAAGTTTTGGTTTGGTGATTGGTTTGTCTTTAATCAATTGGCCCAAAACATCAGCCCCATGGTTTTCAGGGAGATTGTATCAGAACTGACCAAGAAGTTTGAGGGAAAagataatgtataa
- the LOC100573351 gene encoding uncharacterized protein LOC100573351, translating into MDCCMVTSGDIEDSDSHIISPENNIDQIKSNSCMTTSGEMEDSDSHIISPENNIDQIKSNSCMTTSGEMEDSDSHIISPENNIDQIKSDSCMTTSGEMEYSGSRIISPEDNDQGKLDSSVTTTCGMDDLDTRVISPEYNIDQGNSDNCMTISDEMVDSDSHIISPENNFDQIKSDSSMTISGEMEDSDSHIISPENNIDKIKSNSCMTTSSEMEDSDSHIISPENNIDQIKSNSCMTTFSKMADSDSHIISPENNIDQIKSDSCSTTLVEMECSDSSIISPEGNTDQEKLDIFKTTTGELKDSDTSIISPVDNTDQGIGDICMTTSNELDNLDIHIILPEDNIDQGLGDICMSTLNELDDSNICIISPENITDQGIGDTCKTTSNELVDSDIRIISPEENIDRGSEDSCVMTLNELEDSNICIISPEDNTDQGKLDVCMTTSIKLEVSDSHIISPENNTDQENCDSCMTTLSEMEDSDSRIISAEDNTDQDLKENIEGFIDIHSIWQCMKRINSNLDFLAQKFNDLKSDKVQTQKLPASKLDNFDFLLLFPLKKIEDVIELESRLLDDSSQFYKKFVSFITPKDQDKHGLSLKNYVRTILRSLFTYSLTSNYSWRGFRGNFQIGNLKIIKIIFDISKAKYKQVTKQCVNLYIKEWIRYAKQRHKQLKKINDC; encoded by the exons ATGGATTGTTGTATGGTGACTTCGGGTGATATAGAGGATTCGGATTCACATATTATTTCACCTGAAAATAACATTGATCAAATAAAATCGAATAGTTGTATGACGACTTCCGGTGAAATGGAGGATTCGGATTCACATATCATTTCACCTGAAAATAACATTGATCAAATAAAATCGAATAGTTGTATGACGACTTCCGGTGAAATGGAGGATTCGGATTCACACATTATTTcacctgaaaataatattgatcaaaTAAAATCGGATAGTTGTATGACGACTTCGGGTGAAATGGAGTATTCGGGTTCACGTATTATTTCACCTGAAGATAACGATCAAGGAAAATTGGATAGTAGCGTGACAACTACGTGTGGAATGGATGATTTAGATACACGCGTTATTTCACCTGAATATAACATTGATCAAGGAAACTCAGATAATTGTATGACGATTTCGGATGAAATGGTGGATTCGGATTCACATATAATTTCACCTGAAAATAACTTTGATCAAATAAAATCGGATAGTAGTATGACGATTTCGGGTGAAATGGAGGATTCGGATTCACATATTATTTCACCTGaaaataacattgataaaataaaatcgaataGTTGTATGACGACTTCCAGTGAAATGGAGGATTCGGATTCACATATCATTTCACCTGAAAATAACATTGATCAAATAAAATCGAATAGTTGTATGACGACTTTCAGTAAAATGGCGGATTCGGATTCACACATTATTTcacctgaaaataatattgatcaaaTAAAATCAGATAGTTGTTCGACGACTTTGGTTGAAATGGAGTGTTCGGATTCAAGTATTATTTCACCTGAAGGTAACACTGATCAagaaaaattggatatttttaaGACGACTACAGGTGAATTAAAGGATTCGGATACCAGTATTATTTCACCTGTAGATAATACTGATCAAGGAATAGGGGATATTTGTATGACAACTTCGAATGAATTAGATAATTTGGATatccatattattttacctGAAGATAACATTGATCAAGGATTAGGGGATATTTGTATGTCGACTTTGAACGAATTGGACGATTCCAATATCTGTATTATTTCACCTGAAAATATCACTGATCAAGGGATAGGGGATACTTGTAAGACAACTTCAAACGAATTAGTAGATTCAGATATTCGTATTATTTCACCTGAAGAAAACATTGATCGAGGATCAGAGGATAGTTGTGTGATGACTTTAAACGAATTGGAGGATTCAAATATCTGTATTATTTCACCTGAAGATAATACTGATCAAGGAAAATTGGATGTTTGTATGACGACTTCAATCAAATTGGAGGTTTCGGATTCACATATTATTTCACCTGAAAATAACACTGATCAAGAAAATTGTGATAGTTGTATGACGACTTTGAGCGAAATGGAGGATTCAGATTCCCGTATTATTTCTGCTGAAGATAACACTGATCAAG atcTAAAAGAAAACATTGAAGGGTTCATTGATATTCACAGTATTTGGCAATGTATGAAAAGAATAAATTCAAACTTAGACTTTTTAGCTCagaaatttaatgatttaaaatctgATAAAGTACAAACTCAAAAACTACCAGCATCAAAATTAGAcaatttcgattttttattattgtttccattaaaaaaaatagaagatgTTATTGAACTCGAATCAAGACTATTAGATGATAGTTCCCAATTCTATAAAAAGTTT GTTTCATTTATCACACCAAAAGATCAGGATAAGCATGGGTTAAGTTTGAAAAACTATGTTAGAACAATTTTACGTTCATTGTTTACTTATAGTTTAACAAGCAACTATTCTTGGCGTGGATTTCGGGGAAATTTtcaaattggaaatttaaaaatcatcaaaattatttttg ATATATCAAAAGCCAAATACAAACAAGTTACAAAGCAATGTGTTAATTTGTATATCAAGGAATGGATCAGATATGCCAAACAACGccacaaacaattaaaaaaaattaacgattgCTAA
- the LOC100573261 gene encoding uncharacterized protein LOC100573261: MKCFIYNFLCVPSLTIEFGVAFLTVVFTILSLVIFGLNASELSSIISKQLIVFVTILLLLLTWCIAVVGASVRSRPIITFTIVLWTIFIIMWLVLSLFFRVIKKNTQYCVAEKTRCATSMWLIGKGGGEEESNEEEQDTDGDAEESEDDRIRLRLKKYSPELTIKTFHPTRANVILTPADLTLTATLAANTVVSNHTSMTIGVNNGFGCERHQWTTTESPPRDLITRLMEYRKHMTMYHQTAVAVIQKRKKIQRKKILEEPLEEEDENEEEENEETEDKGDSSSPIDLLLMSVFLRKIPLFFFCKPFPFITLQTAAMMAIMSYDEYN; this comes from the exons ATgaagtgttttatttataattttttgtgtgtTCCGTCTTTAACGATAGAATTTGGAGTGGCATTTTTAACAGTAGTGTTTACG ATTTTATCATTGGTGATATTTGGGTTGAATGCATCCGAGTTATCAAGTATTATTTCAA AGCAACTCATTGTTTTTGTAACTATACTCTTGTTATTACTTACTTGGTGCATAGCGGTTGTAGGAGCTTCTGTG AGATCAAGACCAATAATAACTTTTACAATTGTTCTTTGGACCATCTTCATTATTATGTGGCTAGTTTTATCGTTATTCTTCAGAGTAATCAAGAAAAACAC ccAGTACTGTGTTGCGGAAAAAACGAGATGTGCTACGTCTATGTGGCTTATTGGCAAAGGA GGCGGAGAAGAAGAAAGCAACGAAGAAGAACAAGACACCGACGGAGACGCCGAAGAGAGCGAAGATGACAGAATAAGACTACGGTTGAAAAAATACTCTCCCGAACTAACTATTAAGACTTTTCACCCAACGAGGGCGAACGTAATTCTGACCCCCGCTGATCTTACTCTTACTGCTACTCTTGCTGCTAATACCGTTGTGTCAAATCACACGAGTATGACGATCGGTGTCAACAACGGATTTGGGTGTGAACGCCATCAGTGGACTACGACCGAAAGTCCGCCGAGGGATTTGATAACGCGCCTCATGGAGTACCGGAAACATATGACAATGTATCATCAAACCGCGGTGGCAGTGATACAAAAGCGCAAgaaaatacaaagaaaaaagaTACTAGAAGAACCACTTGAAGAAGAAGACGAAAATGAAGAGGAAGAAAATGAAGAGACAGAAGATAAAGGAGATAGTAGTTCCCCCATAGACTTGTTGTTGATGTCAGTTTTTTTGCGTAAGATtccactattttttttctgtaaaccATTTCCATTCATCACACTGCAGACTGCAGCAATGATGGCAATAATGTCGTACGATGAGTATAACTAG
- the LOC100167822 gene encoding innexin inx2-like gives MNDVFGHLKSLLKTDEICIDNLVFKLHYKVTFLILLGFSAFLTCRQYLGNPIDCIVDRSVPINVMDSYCWMQSTFNLPNRINGKASRNIAYPGVSNFEEGVDDVKYQNYYQWVCFVLFFQAMFFYIPRYIWKIWEAGRMKELVLDLNSPLSFESEHKQTLVNYFVKYLHKQNSYAIQFFFCEIFNLCNVFLQIYFMDRFLKGEFKTYGYDVMRMTELNPEDRVDVMSRVFPKITKCTFRKYGPTGSIQKFDGMCVLSQNIVNEKMYVFLWFWFWFIAIISALNFVYRLLLIMVPYFRLLLLRSRTDSFSYEKLNTLTQKFWFGDWFVFNQLAQNISPMVFREIVSELTKKFEGKDNV, from the coding sequence ATGAATGACGTTTTTGGACACTTAAAGTCGCTGCTGAAAACCGACGAAATATGCATCGACAACTTAGTGTTTAAATTGCACTACAAAGTGACTTTCCTCATCTTACTAGGTTTCTCGGCTTTTTTAACATGCCGGCAGTATTTGGGCAATCCGATTGATTGCATAGTTGATAGAAGTGTTCCAATCAATGTCATGGACTCATACTGTTGGATGCAATCGACGTTCAACTTACCCAATCGTATCAATGGAAAGGCAAGCAGGAACATAGCGTATCCAGGTGTCTCGAATTTCGAAGAGGGTGTTGATGATGTCAAGTACCAAAATTATTACCAGTGGGTATGTTTTGTATTGTTCTTCCAGGCCATGTTCTTCTACATACCCAGGTACATCTGGAAAATATGGGAGGCTGGACGCATGAAGGAACTGGTCCTAGATCTCAACAGTCCACTTTCCTTCGAATCCGAACACAAACAAACATTGGTAAACTACTTCGTCAAGTACCTACACAAGCAGAATTCCTATGCTATCCAGTTTTTCTTCTGCGAGATCTTTAACTTGTGCAACGTCTTTCTTCAGATTTATTTTATGGACCGCTTTCTTAAAGGCGAGTTTAAAACCTATGGTTATGATGTGATGAGAATGACCGAATTGAATCCTGAAGATCGCGTGGATGTAATGTCTCGAGTGTTTCCTAAGATCACTAAGTGTACATTCCGAAAATACGGTCCAACTGGGTCTATACAGAAATTTGACGGTATGTGCGTATTGTCACAAAACATTGTGAACGAAAAAATGTACGTATTCTTATGGTTCTGGTTCTGGTTCATTGCCATAATCAGCGCATTAAACTTTGTGTATCGTCTACTTCTCATCATGGTACCATATttccgtttattattattgagatcAAGAACTGATTCTTTTTCTTATGAGAAATTGAATACATTAACTCAGAAGTTTTGGTTTGGTGATTGGTTTGTCTTTAATCAATTGGCCCAAAACATCAGCCCCATGGTTTTCAGGGAGATTGTATCAGAACTGACCAAGAAGTTTGAGGGAAAagataatgtataa